In Streptomyces sp. NBC_00569, a single genomic region encodes these proteins:
- a CDS encoding PAS domain-containing hybrid sensor histidine kinase/response regulator — MSSRPSRGAARLAAILDALPDALVLVNANGTVVNANTIALEAFEAPGTALVGRGLLDLLPEFDSRLIPGSMRRPDTTDERGRTKPTRMMARRTDGSEFPVEVTSANLADGRDAVDGYGNSSYGSGSYGSGASELLMLVVRDLSGTVDTEAELARSQRQTEMILRAAAEGVVGTDTDGRIVLVNPAAAQILGFRASDLGGQELHALVLHSRADGEPFPYEESPLADTLRSGRKHRVRGQVLWSKSGAQVPVDMTTAPVRDGDQLVGAVMTFTDRRPYDELVAEHAEEIDRRDKETERAATEHAETLARTVEEHEAQTARAEEEHAAELATITEQHTEELSAEKDRIAALAEREKDRYEALAARHEQLLAVLGQSLRGPLDELRGQLTTLAADDAGQLWPEANQILHHLAAGYSRMTTLVDNVLGYQLLDSGDVQLTRTNVMLDAVVAAGVDGAVELIGPGRAQFAVHAPPIEAEVDAARLATALAHLVADVAGIDATGNARVGVVPTSGVGGYVDSTIVVAAALRGESVRIEVRGPYTGGDPVHEPIVRGIVRAHGGVLQTHVVPGMSGSAYVLEVPIGGGAGAVPVADPSGVVGAAGPHTSVPGTAVEVASAAGPARAETGAEVGVGLPEQASGTRVGRRRARRASGASVDSFLESGVAGAAGAADAVPGADEAGQGGGSEAAAPTGRRRRRAEESAAAGAPGSAQGQLPAQATQTPAGGTPAGDAGAGTGTGRRRGRPNPAEVAVPAGADAGPGATEGSVMTAAEHAAGSPALGETVPPQGVPVGASSGRRARRNPEQAALPAGGSGASGASGASDASQAGQNVPAGRRARRALGSAPEREAEQAGAARTVFALPPAEADRTTPEPGTATDADADMTTGTGADGEQHDAAQRHPADDHTPPQPHPVQTVPGARAALPPENGARPRAAQPLPAEAPSADPNSTQGRAISVRTLGQGVPFGRQIAEQQRPSRPQPPAPGTAQSLPNPAVPNQQANSRPNAQAPAQPNQTGPATGKQPGPQAKQPSGAQGGPSGPKTGQQPVQSPGGNPSLQVPLPPQVPQPAAAPQEQTQHTLGGSGRRRRLSTRPDPAGTQPETAARPHPQSPSQSSPAQPKGQPQTPSGQSQPGQPQSLLSSSSEGRGRSYAIGAPDQDADEGPEPLDGPGGAVEVAIRPQPQPMDDELPPEPLDNPRRLLVWPAPDATTQQALSDRGYRPVTVHSREEVDAQIAAFPAALFVDPLTGPITRTALQSLRQAAVAAEVPVLVTAGLGQATREAAYGADPAVLLKALAPRDSEQHPSRVLLIEEREEMALALTATLERRGMQVARASSDADAVTLAAQMRPNLVVMDLLQVRRRRAGIVDWLRANGQLNRTPLVVYTAAVEEADLPRLAAGETVLFLAERSTSDEVQGRIVDLLAKIGTN; from the coding sequence GTGAGCAGCAGGCCATCCCGAGGCGCTGCTCGCCTCGCAGCCATACTCGACGCGCTCCCGGACGCGCTGGTGCTGGTCAACGCCAACGGGACCGTCGTCAACGCGAACACCATCGCCCTGGAGGCCTTCGAGGCCCCGGGCACCGCTCTCGTGGGGCGCGGACTGCTCGATCTGCTGCCCGAGTTCGACTCGCGGCTCATCCCCGGATCGATGCGCAGGCCCGACACCACGGACGAGCGCGGGCGCACCAAGCCGACCCGGATGATGGCCCGCCGCACCGACGGCAGCGAGTTCCCCGTCGAGGTCACCAGCGCCAATCTCGCCGACGGCCGCGACGCCGTCGACGGCTACGGCAACAGCTCGTACGGGAGCGGGAGCTACGGCAGCGGCGCCTCCGAGCTCCTGATGCTCGTCGTACGCGACCTGTCGGGGACCGTCGACACCGAGGCCGAACTCGCGCGTTCGCAGCGCCAGACGGAGATGATCCTGCGTGCCGCCGCCGAGGGCGTCGTCGGCACCGACACCGACGGCCGGATCGTGCTCGTCAACCCGGCCGCCGCGCAGATCCTCGGGTTCCGCGCCAGCGACCTGGGCGGGCAGGAACTGCACGCGCTCGTCCTCCACTCACGCGCCGACGGCGAGCCGTTCCCGTACGAGGAGTCCCCGCTCGCCGACACCCTGCGCTCCGGGCGCAAGCACCGGGTGCGCGGGCAGGTCCTGTGGTCGAAGAGCGGCGCGCAGGTGCCCGTCGACATGACGACGGCGCCCGTGCGTGACGGTGACCAACTGGTCGGCGCCGTGATGACGTTCACCGACCGGCGGCCCTACGACGAGCTCGTCGCGGAGCACGCGGAAGAGATCGACCGGCGCGACAAGGAGACGGAGCGCGCCGCCACGGAGCACGCGGAGACGCTCGCCCGCACCGTCGAGGAGCATGAGGCGCAGACCGCTCGTGCCGAGGAGGAGCACGCGGCCGAGCTCGCCACGATCACCGAACAGCACACCGAGGAACTCTCCGCCGAGAAGGACCGGATCGCCGCTCTGGCCGAGCGCGAGAAGGACCGTTACGAGGCGCTCGCGGCCCGGCACGAGCAGCTCCTCGCCGTCCTCGGCCAGTCGCTGCGCGGCCCCCTCGACGAACTGCGCGGCCAGCTCACCACCCTGGCCGCGGACGACGCGGGCCAGCTGTGGCCCGAGGCCAACCAGATCCTGCACCACCTCGCGGCCGGCTACAGCCGCATGACCACGCTCGTCGACAACGTGCTCGGCTATCAGCTCCTCGACTCCGGCGACGTGCAGCTGACCCGTACGAACGTGATGCTCGACGCGGTCGTCGCCGCGGGCGTCGACGGGGCGGTCGAGCTGATCGGGCCCGGGCGCGCGCAGTTCGCCGTGCACGCCCCGCCCATCGAGGCCGAGGTCGACGCGGCGCGCCTGGCCACCGCGCTCGCCCACCTCGTCGCGGACGTCGCGGGCATCGACGCCACCGGCAACGCGCGCGTGGGCGTCGTTCCGACGAGCGGCGTCGGCGGATACGTGGACTCGACGATCGTCGTGGCTGCGGCGCTGCGCGGCGAGAGCGTCCGTATCGAGGTGCGCGGGCCCTACACGGGCGGCGACCCGGTGCACGAGCCCATCGTGCGCGGCATCGTGCGAGCGCACGGTGGTGTGCTCCAGACACATGTGGTGCCCGGGATGAGCGGCAGCGCGTACGTGCTCGAGGTGCCGATCGGGGGCGGGGCCGGGGCGGTTCCGGTTGCCGACCCGTCGGGTGTCGTCGGCGCGGCCGGTCCTCATACGTCTGTTCCCGGTACGGCTGTCGAGGTCGCTTCGGCGGCTGGTCCGGCCCGTGCGGAGACCGGTGCCGAGGTCGGTGTGGGGCTGCCCGAGCAGGCGTCGGGTACCCGCGTCGGGCGGCGGCGGGCACGTCGTGCTTCGGGCGCGTCGGTGGACTCGTTCCTGGAGAGCGGTGTCGCGGGTGCCGCGGGTGCCGCGGATGCGGTGCCGGGTGCCGACGAGGCCGGGCAGGGCGGCGGCTCGGAGGCTGCCGCTCCGACCGGGCGGCGCAGGCGGCGGGCCGAGGAGTCCGCGGCGGCGGGTGCGCCCGGGAGCGCTCAGGGGCAACTGCCTGCCCAGGCCACGCAGACTCCGGCGGGCGGGACGCCTGCCGGTGACGCGGGGGCCGGGACCGGTACGGGGCGTCGGCGCGGGAGGCCCAATCCGGCTGAGGTCGCCGTTCCGGCGGGAGCCGATGCCGGTCCCGGCGCCACCGAGGGTTCCGTGATGACCGCTGCCGAACACGCGGCTGGATCCCCCGCCCTGGGGGAGACCGTGCCGCCGCAGGGTGTGCCGGTCGGAGCGTCCTCGGGCCGCCGTGCACGGCGCAACCCCGAGCAGGCCGCGCTGCCTGCCGGTGGATCGGGAGCTTCGGGTGCATCGGGGGCTTCCGATGCGTCCCAGGCCGGCCAGAACGTCCCCGCCGGGCGCCGCGCGCGCCGCGCTCTCGGCAGTGCTCCGGAGCGGGAGGCCGAGCAGGCCGGCGCCGCGCGCACCGTATTCGCGCTGCCGCCCGCGGAGGCCGACCGGACGACGCCCGAGCCGGGCACCGCCACGGACGCCGACGCAGATATGACTACGGGTACGGGTGCTGACGGCGAGCAGCACGACGCCGCGCAGCGTCACCCCGCCGACGACCACACTCCGCCACAGCCCCACCCTGTCCAGACGGTTCCGGGCGCGCGCGCCGCGTTGCCGCCGGAGAACGGTGCCAGGCCCCGCGCCGCGCAGCCCCTCCCCGCGGAGGCCCCGTCTGCTGACCCCAACTCGACTCAGGGCCGCGCCATAAGCGTACGAACGCTGGGGCAGGGCGTTCCCTTCGGACGTCAGATCGCCGAGCAGCAGCGCCCGTCGCGGCCGCAGCCGCCGGCCCCCGGCACGGCCCAGTCTCTGCCGAACCCGGCGGTTCCGAACCAGCAGGCGAACTCGCGGCCGAACGCGCAGGCGCCCGCACAGCCGAACCAGACCGGCCCGGCGACGGGCAAGCAGCCCGGTCCGCAGGCCAAGCAGCCGTCCGGCGCGCAGGGCGGTCCGTCCGGCCCGAAGACCGGGCAGCAGCCCGTTCAGTCGCCCGGCGGCAACCCGTCGCTCCAGGTCCCGCTGCCCCCTCAGGTCCCGCAGCCAGCGGCGGCCCCGCAGGAGCAGACGCAGCACACGCTCGGCGGCTCCGGCCGTCGCCGCAGGCTGTCCACCCGGCCGGACCCCGCCGGGACCCAGCCGGAGACCGCGGCCCGCCCGCACCCGCAGTCCCCGTCGCAGTCGTCGCCGGCGCAACCGAAGGGTCAGCCCCAGACGCCGTCCGGCCAGTCCCAGCCCGGTCAGCCGCAGTCGCTGCTTTCGTCGTCATCGGAGGGTCGCGGGCGTTCGTACGCGATCGGCGCCCCCGACCAGGACGCCGACGAGGGTCCCGAACCGCTGGACGGGCCCGGTGGCGCCGTCGAGGTGGCGATCCGGCCCCAGCCTCAGCCGATGGACGACGAGCTGCCCCCTGAGCCGCTCGACAACCCGCGCCGTCTCCTGGTCTGGCCCGCGCCCGACGCGACCACGCAGCAGGCCCTGAGCGACCGCGGCTACCGCCCGGTGACCGTGCACTCCCGCGAGGAGGTCGACGCGCAGATCGCGGCCTTCCCTGCCGCGCTCTTCGTCGACCCGCTGACCGGACCGATCACGCGCACCGCCCTCCAGTCGCTGCGCCAGGCCGCCGTGGCCGCCGAGGTTCCCGTCCTGGTGACGGCCGGGCTCGGACAGGCGACGCGCGAGGCGGCGTACGGGGCGGATCCCGCCGTCCTGCTGAAGGCCCTCGCGCCGCGGGACAGCGAGCAGCACCCGTCGCGCGTCCTGCTCATCGAGGAGCGCGAGGAGATGGCGCTCGCGCTCACCGCGACGCTGGAACGGCGCGGGATGCAGGTCGCACGGGCGAGTTCCGACGCGGACGCGGTGACGCTGGCCGCGCAGATGCGGCCGAACCTGGTGGTGATGGACCTGCTCCAGGTACGTCGCAGGCGCGCCGGAATCGTCGACTGGCTGCGCGCGAACGGCCAGTTGAACCGCACGCCCCTCGTCGTCTACACCGCCGCCGTCGAGGAGGCCGACCTGCCGCGCCTGGCCGCGGGCGAGACCGTCCTGTTCCTGGCGGAAAGGTCGACGAGCGATGAGGTGCAGGGCCGGATCGTGGACCTGCTCGCGAAGATCGGCACCAACTAG
- a CDS encoding SSI family serine proteinase inhibitor: MLRRIALTAASAAALCAVPAAAHADTGPLGLPQLFAGPAAQDQLRVYVTGTGDGRDGTYELECGPSGGTHPEPANACARLDELSANGHDPFAPLSSDARCTMQYGGPATARVTGTWHGRPVDATYKRTNGCEISRWQGLVPVLPATGR; encoded by the coding sequence TTGCTGCGCCGCATCGCCCTCACCGCCGCATCCGCCGCCGCTCTCTGCGCGGTCCCCGCCGCCGCCCATGCCGACACGGGGCCGCTCGGCCTCCCCCAGTTGTTCGCCGGGCCCGCCGCCCAGGACCAGCTACGGGTCTACGTCACCGGCACGGGTGACGGAAGGGACGGGACGTACGAGCTGGAGTGCGGGCCCTCGGGCGGTACCCATCCGGAACCCGCGAACGCGTGCGCGCGGCTCGACGAGCTGTCGGCGAACGGCCACGACCCGTTCGCGCCGCTCTCGTCGGACGCCCGGTGCACGATGCAGTACGGAGGCCCCGCGACGGCCCGCGTCACCGGAACGTGGCACGGCCGGCCCGTCGACGCGACCTACAAGAGGACCAACGGCTGTGAGATCTCGCGATGGCAGGGGCTCGTTCCCGTGCTGCCCGCGACCGGTCGGTGA
- a CDS encoding GNAT family N-acetyltransferase, giving the protein MRPDDWHLTEDVDAFLARAGDFLRSRPALHTTPLTTTEKLRTLGAEAYRADAPVFGSLERAGEVRAVFYRRTRHGPLSLTPVTPADADALAARLAGLGLVLPVVSAAHDTATAFAESWQRHTGATPTLSTRIRLYRLGTLTAPEPVPAGRGRRVGEQDREQLFRWHREFAADVGEDVTIDADTWADTRFGDKHYTFWETPDGTPVSMAGMTSPVGGMVRVDPVYTPAHLRGRGYAGAVTVEVSRAALAAGAKEVALYADPANSTSNALYRRIGYVPLTEWAVYDFAH; this is encoded by the coding sequence ATGCGACCGGATGACTGGCACCTCACCGAAGACGTCGACGCCTTCCTCGCCCGAGCCGGGGACTTCCTGCGTTCCCGCCCCGCTCTGCACACCACGCCGCTGACGACGACCGAGAAACTGCGAACGCTCGGCGCGGAGGCGTACAGGGCCGATGCCCCCGTCTTCGGCTCCCTGGAGCGAGCGGGCGAGGTCCGCGCCGTCTTCTACCGCCGCACCCGGCACGGTCCCCTGAGCCTCACCCCCGTCACCCCCGCGGACGCCGACGCCCTCGCGGCCCGTCTGGCCGGCCTCGGCCTCGTCCTGCCCGTCGTGAGCGCGGCCCACGACACCGCCACCGCCTTCGCCGAGTCCTGGCAGCGGCACACGGGCGCGACGCCGACACTCAGCACACGGATCCGTCTGTACCGCCTCGGCACGCTCACCGCACCGGAGCCGGTACCGGCGGGCCGGGGACGACGCGTGGGCGAACAGGACCGCGAGCAACTCTTCCGCTGGCACCGTGAGTTCGCCGCCGACGTAGGGGAAGACGTCACCATCGACGCCGACACCTGGGCCGACACCCGCTTCGGCGACAAGCACTACACGTTCTGGGAGACCCCGGACGGCACCCCTGTCTCCATGGCGGGCATGACCTCGCCGGTCGGCGGCATGGTCCGGGTGGACCCCGTCTACACCCCGGCCCACCTCCGCGGTCGCGGCTACGCGGGCGCGGTGACGGTCGAGGTGAGCCGAGCCGCCCTGGCCGCGGGCGCCAAGGAGGTCGCGCTCTACGCAGACCCGGCCAACTCCACCAGCAACGCCCTCTACCGACGAATCGGCTACGTCCCCCTCACCGAATGGGCCGTGTACGACTTCGCACACTGA
- a CDS encoding DUF2797 domain-containing protein → MTWWCTGVRWRVGGGPALGWYGEGKGECESPLAFGDVLAFRAVGGRRCLGVWRSGRRTPCPAGAVLSGRGTRAQCAECAGIDRAHSVAADTMAGDPRPYHVYLAWFGSGMVKVGITGVGRGSARLLEQGAVAFTWLGRGPLMAARRTEELLRSALGVPDRIPYAQKRAVRAALPPAGERAAELVTAHATAVALAGWPESLERLPCEVVDHAEIFGIEGGTGTGSGTGAGTEGGVGAGRLGGVGVVVSELVEGGVVIGTLVAAAGPDLHLVERTGPPPIERSRELAEARRLVVDTRLLGGWQLEALGKAERAAADVVSSVPVKPVKEASALQGGLF, encoded by the coding sequence ATGACGTGGTGGTGCACCGGGGTGCGGTGGCGGGTCGGGGGCGGCCCCGCCCTGGGGTGGTACGGGGAGGGGAAGGGGGAGTGCGAGAGTCCCCTCGCCTTCGGGGACGTGCTGGCTTTCCGGGCCGTGGGCGGGCGCAGATGTCTCGGGGTGTGGCGGTCCGGGCGGCGTACGCCGTGTCCGGCGGGTGCGGTGCTGTCCGGGCGGGGGACGCGCGCCCAGTGTGCCGAGTGCGCCGGGATCGACCGGGCGCACTCCGTCGCCGCGGACACGATGGCGGGCGACCCGAGGCCGTACCACGTGTATCTCGCCTGGTTCGGGAGCGGGATGGTGAAGGTGGGGATCACCGGGGTCGGGCGCGGTTCCGCCCGGCTGCTCGAACAAGGGGCCGTCGCGTTCACGTGGTTGGGGCGCGGGCCGCTCATGGCGGCACGGCGGACGGAGGAGTTGCTGCGCAGCGCGCTCGGCGTTCCGGACCGGATTCCGTACGCGCAGAAGCGGGCCGTACGGGCGGCGCTGCCCCCGGCCGGTGAGCGGGCCGCGGAGCTGGTGACGGCGCATGCCACGGCCGTCGCGCTCGCCGGGTGGCCCGAGTCGCTGGAGCGGCTTCCGTGCGAGGTGGTCGACCACGCGGAGATCTTCGGGATCGAGGGCGGAACAGGGACGGGAAGCGGGACGGGGGCCGGGACAGAGGGCGGGGTAGGGGCCGGGCGGCTCGGGGGCGTGGGGGTCGTCGTGAGCGAGCTGGTCGAGGGCGGGGTGGTCATCGGAACGCTGGTCGCCGCCGCGGGGCCGGATCTGCATCTCGTGGAGCGAACGGGGCCTCCCCCGATCGAGCGAAGCCGAGAGCTTGCGGAAGCGCGGCGGCTCGTGGTCGACACCCGGCTGCTCGGCGGGTGGCAGCTGGAGGCGTTGGGGAAGGCGGAGAGAGCGGCGGCGGACGTGGTGTCCTCCGTGCCGGTGAAACCGGTGAAAGAGGCGTCCGCGCTGCAGGGTGGGCTGTTCTGA
- a CDS encoding antibiotic biosynthesis monooxygenase family protein, whose protein sequence is MPVFEPPYYAAVFTSVRTPGDNGYGATAERMSELVSEIPGFLGEDFAASESGLRITVAYFRHEEGLKEWAGNREHREAQRRGRAEWYESYSLHVAKVERSHGFERGE, encoded by the coding sequence GTGCCCGTCTTCGAACCGCCTTACTACGCCGCCGTGTTCACCTCGGTGCGCACGCCGGGGGACAACGGATACGGAGCGACCGCCGAGCGGATGTCGGAGCTGGTCAGCGAGATACCAGGGTTCCTGGGGGAGGACTTCGCGGCCTCCGAGAGCGGGCTGAGGATCACCGTCGCCTACTTCCGGCACGAGGAAGGGCTCAAGGAGTGGGCCGGGAACAGGGAGCACCGGGAGGCCCAGCGGCGCGGCCGCGCCGAGTGGTACGAGAGCTACTCGCTCCATGTCGCCAAGGTCGAACGGAGTCACGGATTTGAGCGCGGAGAGTAA
- a CDS encoding amidohydrolase family protein, producing the protein MSPRSNGVTDLSAESNAESGATGGGEAERVARFRERHGLAGIVDVHTHFMPERVLKKVWEYFDAAGPLTGMAWPIAYREEEEQRLARLREFEVRAFTSMLYPHKAGMAEWLNGWAVDFARRTPGCLHTSTFFPEPGVDRYVREAVEAGTRVFKAHVQVGAYDPNDALLDPVWGMLADARVPVVMHCGSGPAPGKHTGPEPVARLLARHPRLPVIVAHMGMPEYTDFLDLAERYEEVRLDTTMAFTDFSERFAAFPRGELARLADLGDRILLGTDFPNIPYPYVHQLEALERLGLGEEWLRAVCHGNGARLFGLAPSG; encoded by the coding sequence ATGTCGCCAAGGTCGAACGGAGTCACGGATTTGAGCGCGGAGAGTAACGCGGAGAGCGGCGCGACGGGCGGCGGCGAGGCGGAGCGGGTCGCCCGGTTCCGGGAGCGGCACGGCCTGGCCGGGATCGTCGACGTGCACACGCACTTCATGCCCGAGCGGGTCCTGAAGAAGGTGTGGGAGTACTTCGACGCCGCGGGGCCACTGACCGGGATGGCCTGGCCCATCGCGTACCGGGAGGAAGAGGAGCAACGGCTCGCGCGGCTCCGGGAGTTCGAGGTGCGGGCTTTCACGTCCATGCTCTATCCGCACAAGGCCGGCATGGCCGAGTGGCTCAACGGGTGGGCCGTCGACTTCGCGCGCCGGACCCCCGGCTGTCTGCACACGTCGACGTTCTTCCCCGAGCCGGGCGTCGACCGGTACGTGCGCGAGGCCGTCGAGGCGGGCACGCGCGTCTTCAAGGCGCATGTGCAGGTCGGGGCCTACGACCCGAACGACGCACTGCTCGACCCCGTGTGGGGAATGCTCGCCGACGCCCGTGTCCCCGTGGTCATGCACTGCGGCTCGGGACCCGCGCCCGGCAAGCACACCGGGCCCGAGCCGGTCGCCCGGCTGCTCGCCCGGCATCCGCGGCTCCCGGTGATCGTGGCCCACATGGGGATGCCCGAGTACACGGACTTCCTCGACCTGGCCGAGCGGTACGAGGAGGTGCGCCTCGACACGACGATGGCGTTCACCGATTTCAGTGAACGATTTGCCGCGTTCCCCCGCGGCGAGCTGGCCCGGCTCGCCGATCTCGGTGACCGGATCCTGCTCGGCACCGACTTCCCCAACATTCCGTACCCCTATGTCCACCAGCTGGAGGCCCTGGAGCGGCTCGGCCTCGGGGAGGAGTGGCTGCGGGCCGTGTGCCACGGGAACGGGGCACGGCTGTTCGGCCTTGCTCCCTCGGGCTGA
- a CDS encoding response regulator transcription factor, with translation MTATSPQGRTELLRPDGSPVRVLVVDDEQSITELLSMALRYEGWQIRSAADGMGAVQTAREFRPDAIVLDMMLPDMDGLSVLGRLRREHQDVPVLFLTAKDAVEDRIAGLTAGGDDYVTKPFSLEEVVARLRGLIRRSGATDRRSESVLVVGDLTLDEDSHEVSRGGDGIHLTATEFELLRYLMRNPRRVLSKAQILDRVWSYDFGGQANVVELYISYLRRKIDAGREPMIHTRRGAGYLIKPAVPVAS, from the coding sequence ATGACCGCGACCTCGCCCCAGGGGCGTACCGAACTGCTGAGGCCGGACGGGAGCCCCGTCCGGGTCCTCGTCGTGGACGACGAACAGTCGATCACCGAGCTGCTCTCCATGGCCCTGCGCTACGAGGGCTGGCAGATCCGCAGCGCCGCGGACGGGATGGGCGCGGTGCAGACCGCGCGCGAGTTCCGGCCCGACGCCATCGTGCTCGACATGATGCTGCCCGACATGGACGGCCTGTCCGTGCTCGGCCGGCTGCGGCGCGAGCACCAGGATGTGCCGGTGCTCTTCCTGACCGCGAAGGACGCCGTCGAGGACCGGATCGCCGGGCTCACGGCCGGCGGCGACGACTATGTGACCAAGCCGTTCAGCCTGGAGGAGGTCGTCGCCCGGCTGCGCGGGCTCATCCGCCGCTCGGGAGCGACCGACCGGCGCAGCGAGTCCGTGCTCGTCGTGGGTGACCTGACGCTCGACGAGGACAGTCACGAGGTGTCGCGAGGCGGGGACGGCATCCATCTGACCGCCACCGAGTTCGAGCTGCTTCGCTATCTGATGCGCAACCCGCGCCGGGTCCTGAGCAAGGCGCAGATACTGGACCGCGTCTGGAGCTACGACTTCGGCGGCCAGGCCAACGTCGTGGAGCTGTACATCTCGTACCTGCGCCGGAAGATCGACGCCGGGCGCGAGCCGATGATCCACACGCGGCGCGGCGCCGGATATCTCATCAAGCCCGCTGTGCCCGTCGCTTCATGA
- a CDS encoding sensor histidine kinase — protein sequence MSGRRQPRSLRKRLVITAVALIALVCAVIGTVTTIALHTYLYDQLDKQVRGAVVQSTGGPGPERQAQNLNFLGGPSRPGTIGALVESDGSVTEAAKSVADRDNPIVPLTGAQITALENVPQDGETHSVSVPGLGDYRISSKPGGNTVVGLPETEVQDTLSTLIVVEISVTAAGLVAASLAGAAMVGVALRPLRRVASTATRVSELPLHSGEVALHERVPDTEADPRTEVGQVGAALNRMLDHVNGALEARQQSETRVRQFVADASHELRTPLASIRGYAELTRRGREETGPDTRHALGRIESEAHRMTGLVEDLLLLARLDSGRPLSYEATDLSPLVVDALSDARAAGQDHAWRLELPDDPALVLADGPRIHQVLVNLLANARTHTPPGTTVTARVHRHGPWVCLDVQDNGPGIPPELLPHVFERFARGDTSRSRAHGSTGLGLAIVQAVAAAHGGAVTVDSVPGRTVFTVHLPACAEPVTHSQAGHSLTTQV from the coding sequence ATGAGCGGGCGGCGGCAGCCGCGCAGCCTGCGCAAGCGGCTCGTCATCACGGCTGTCGCGCTGATCGCCCTGGTGTGCGCGGTCATCGGGACGGTGACCACGATCGCGCTGCACACCTATCTGTACGACCAGCTCGACAAGCAGGTGCGCGGCGCCGTCGTCCAGTCGACGGGCGGTCCCGGTCCGGAGCGACAGGCGCAGAACCTGAACTTTCTCGGCGGTCCGAGCAGGCCGGGCACCATCGGCGCACTCGTCGAGTCCGACGGAAGCGTCACCGAGGCCGCGAAGAGTGTCGCCGACCGGGACAACCCGATCGTCCCGCTGACGGGCGCGCAGATCACCGCGCTGGAGAACGTGCCGCAGGACGGGGAGACGCACAGCGTCAGCGTGCCCGGGCTCGGCGACTACCGGATCTCCTCGAAGCCGGGCGGAAACACCGTGGTCGGCCTGCCCGAGACCGAGGTGCAGGACACGCTCAGCACCCTCATCGTCGTGGAGATCAGCGTCACCGCGGCCGGTCTCGTCGCCGCGTCGCTCGCCGGCGCCGCCATGGTCGGCGTGGCCCTGCGGCCCCTGCGCCGCGTCGCGTCCACCGCGACCCGCGTCTCCGAACTCCCCCTGCACAGTGGCGAAGTGGCCCTCCACGAACGGGTCCCCGACACCGAGGCCGACCCGCGCACCGAGGTCGGCCAGGTCGGCGCCGCCCTCAACCGCATGCTCGACCATGTGAACGGAGCGCTGGAGGCCCGTCAGCAGAGCGAGACGCGCGTGCGTCAGTTCGTCGCGGACGCCAGCCACGAGCTGCGTACCCCCCTCGCCTCGATCCGCGGCTACGCCGAGCTCACCCGGCGCGGCCGTGAGGAGACCGGGCCCGACACCCGGCACGCGCTCGGCCGTATCGAGTCCGAGGCCCACCGCATGACCGGGCTCGTCGAAGATCTGCTGCTGCTCGCGCGACTCGACTCCGGCCGCCCCCTGTCGTACGAGGCGACCGACCTGTCGCCGCTGGTCGTGGACGCGCTGAGCGATGCCCGCGCGGCCGGCCAGGACCACGCGTGGCGGCTCGAACTGCCGGACGACCCCGCTCTCGTGCTCGCCGACGGGCCGCGCATCCACCAGGTGCTCGTGAATCTCCTGGCCAACGCCCGTACGCACACGCCGCCGGGCACCACCGTGACCGCGCGCGTGCACCGGCACGGGCCGTGGGTCTGCCTGGACGTCCAGGACAACGGCCCCGGCATACCGCCCGAGCTGCTCCCGCACGTCTTCGAGCGGTTCGCGCGAGGCGACACCTCCCGCTCCCGGGCCCACGGCTCGACCGGTCTCGGCCTCGCCATCGTGCAGGCGGTCGCGGCCGCGCACGGCGGCGCGGTGACGGTCGACAGCGTGCCCGGCCGGACCGTGTTCACCGTCCATCTGCCGGCGTGTGCCGAACCCGTCACGCACTCACAGGCGGGCCACAGTCTCACCACACAGGTCTGA